A genomic segment from Candidatus Brocadia sinica JPN1 encodes:
- the trkA gene encoding Trk system potassium transporter TrkA, giving the protein MKILIVGAGAVGFNLAKQLSKEGHDISVVEKDQELVKRISEKLDVFVVSGSASSPIVLEDAGIKNTDMVLAVTNSDEINMVVCTIAHSYDVKTKIARIRSPEFTDEQPFLRRNGFHIDHIVNPEKITINSILNIIGTPGAIYVADFTEGDILLRGFNVPGDAPIAGKKLSELKEIESTDSFLIVGIQRNEEMVIPTGETKILPHDNIFVLVAREALPYFLPMVNRRADEVEKITIYGVNRASLELAKKLEDLKIGVTIIEPDKEKTQQAARVLDKTIILQGDALDIDLLKESSIDIVDFFVALSENEQTNILSSLLAKRLGAKKAIVLTVDPTFVPIINSLGMDIVINPRLITVGSILQYIRRGHTLSVVKFHQSEAEAIELVAEDGSKIVGKPLRDISFPQGSILGAIVREGVMQIPAGNTIINPDERVIVFALPNALEKVQSLFVTKKD; this is encoded by the coding sequence ATGAAAATACTTATTGTCGGTGCCGGAGCTGTTGGATTTAATCTGGCAAAGCAATTATCAAAAGAAGGACACGATATCTCCGTTGTAGAAAAAGATCAGGAGCTTGTAAAACGGATCAGTGAAAAGTTGGATGTCTTTGTTGTTTCAGGAAGCGCCAGCTCTCCCATAGTCCTTGAAGATGCTGGAATAAAAAATACCGATATGGTATTGGCCGTTACAAACAGCGACGAGATCAACATGGTGGTATGCACGATTGCTCACAGTTATGATGTCAAAACCAAGATCGCCAGGATAAGAAGTCCTGAATTTACTGATGAACAACCGTTTTTACGTCGAAACGGATTCCATATAGATCACATTGTGAATCCGGAAAAAATTACCATTAATTCTATTTTGAACATTATTGGAACTCCTGGGGCCATTTATGTAGCCGATTTTACCGAAGGAGATATCCTCCTGAGAGGGTTTAATGTGCCTGGAGATGCCCCCATAGCAGGGAAAAAACTCTCTGAATTAAAAGAAATCGAGTCTACTGATTCTTTCCTTATCGTTGGCATTCAGCGAAATGAAGAGATGGTTATTCCGACTGGAGAAACCAAGATACTCCCGCACGACAACATCTTTGTACTCGTGGCCAGAGAAGCATTGCCTTACTTCTTGCCGATGGTCAACAGGCGTGCAGACGAGGTTGAAAAGATCACTATTTATGGCGTAAATCGTGCAAGCCTTGAGCTGGCAAAAAAACTGGAAGACCTGAAAATCGGGGTTACCATAATTGAACCTGATAAGGAAAAAACACAGCAAGCTGCCAGGGTTCTTGATAAAACGATCATACTTCAGGGAGACGCACTGGATATTGACCTCCTGAAGGAATCGTCTATTGATATCGTTGATTTCTTTGTAGCTTTGTCTGAAAATGAACAGACGAATATCCTGTCTTCGTTATTGGCCAAAAGACTTGGTGCAAAAAAGGCAATCGTACTTACGGTAGACCCGACATTCGTGCCAATTATCAATTCTTTAGGTATGGACATTGTAATAAATCCACGGCTTATTACGGTGGGTTCTATATTGCAGTATATTCGACGCGGCCATACACTTTCCGTTGTAAAATTTCATCAGAGTGAGGCCGAGGCCATAGAGTTAGTTGCCGAAGATGGCTCTAAGATCGTGGGTAAACCACTCAGAGATATATCTTTTCCACAAGGCTCTATCCTTGGCGCTATTGTGCGTGAAGGTGTCATGCAAATACCTGCAGGTAATACCATCATTAATCCTGACGAAAGAGTCATCGTCTTTGCCCTCCCTAATGCTCTCGAAAAGGTTCAATCCCTTTTCGTTACGAAAAAAGACTGA
- a CDS encoding HEAT repeat domain-containing protein, with protein MQKITQTFCSTLLISVSLLTGCSAISRKVAIEKVHLKTAIELRRKLDEWTEQLHSNDPTIRSSAAVSLLGLNLLNAQEPLIRILKDDKERDDVKISVIKAFGFTKDDCAADILIELLDSDSVAIQTASAETLGELKTKKSIQMMSEALLDPQRSLNAKIMLAKAMGNTNDRDAVEPLIQMLAMDDRGVREAAKKSLEKITKLASSNDIVWWNEWWLLNKAKTREQWMEDIVLKQEENAKQLESKIAAMELEVAQKSIKLLEIRPDKTDTKPLIDAIRSEYPEVRIFAAKELVKIKDPTVIDVLIDAISDKEEEVRIVVVQALGEIGDERAVKPLIHTLNDESMVVSEKAAKSLGQLGKHEAVEALISALNNNTNLSIVCSLVEALGQIGDTRAVEPLIVFLTHKESKVRECTAASLGKLRDARAVEPLIAVLSDEQERVRWYAADSLGKIGDPVCVESLVKLLSDTSARVRESAVTALGQIGNEQAMESLIKALQDMDKRVAEQAAESLVNIKKMNFDTLDTVATTFYTNKDYKRAVTLLERQITEYSKQPELQEKISQTKIKLAKTLSAIKDWPKALDLYEEMMKRSPGDDTIKSELIQCLKEMKQYDRALEWYSTWIKETPQNNQLYWQGRLDIARTMFDQGKFEHVKNLIDGLQKEDPSFGGETFKSQFQELGEKCLEDLAKSDRVSQISGAEQTAGFQDKE; from the coding sequence ATGCAAAAAATAACACAAACATTTTGTAGTACATTACTCATATCTGTAAGTTTACTGACAGGATGCTCCGCAATTTCGAGAAAGGTTGCAATTGAAAAGGTACATCTGAAGACCGCCATTGAACTCCGGCGCAAGTTGGACGAGTGGACAGAGCAGTTGCATTCCAATGACCCTACGATACGAAGCTCGGCGGCCGTTTCTTTATTGGGCCTAAACCTTCTCAACGCACAGGAACCGCTCATAAGGATATTAAAAGACGACAAAGAGCGTGACGATGTTAAGATATCGGTTATCAAAGCATTTGGATTTACCAAGGATGATTGTGCGGCTGATATCCTGATTGAATTGCTGGACAGCGATTCTGTTGCAATACAAACAGCTTCGGCAGAGACCCTCGGGGAATTAAAAACAAAAAAGTCTATCCAGATGATGTCGGAGGCGCTACTGGATCCACAACGATCTCTGAATGCAAAAATCATGTTAGCAAAGGCCATGGGTAATACAAATGACCGGGATGCGGTCGAGCCTCTGATTCAAATGCTGGCAATGGATGACAGGGGCGTGAGAGAAGCCGCAAAGAAATCTTTGGAAAAAATTACCAAGTTAGCCAGCAGTAATGATATAGTGTGGTGGAATGAATGGTGGCTTCTCAACAAGGCAAAAACGCGGGAACAATGGATGGAGGATATCGTATTAAAGCAGGAAGAAAACGCAAAACAACTGGAATCAAAGATCGCAGCGATGGAACTTGAAGTGGCTCAAAAGTCAATCAAACTGCTCGAAATTCGGCCTGATAAAACGGACACAAAACCATTAATTGATGCCATCAGGAGTGAATACCCGGAAGTAAGAATATTTGCAGCAAAAGAATTAGTAAAGATCAAAGACCCCACGGTAATCGATGTATTGATCGATGCTATTTCAGATAAAGAGGAAGAGGTCCGTATTGTTGTAGTTCAGGCACTGGGAGAAATTGGTGATGAGAGGGCTGTGAAACCCTTAATCCATACCCTAAATGACGAGAGTATGGTTGTCAGTGAAAAGGCCGCCAAGTCATTAGGCCAATTAGGAAAACATGAAGCAGTAGAGGCTTTAATTTCGGCATTAAACAATAATACGAATTTGTCTATTGTATGTTCTCTTGTCGAAGCTCTGGGGCAAATCGGTGACACAAGGGCTGTCGAACCTTTGATTGTCTTTTTAACACACAAAGAATCAAAAGTAAGAGAGTGTACGGCCGCATCCCTTGGAAAGCTTCGTGATGCCCGCGCTGTGGAACCTCTCATTGCCGTCCTGAGTGACGAACAGGAGCGTGTGCGCTGGTACGCTGCCGATAGTTTGGGTAAAATCGGCGACCCTGTTTGTGTAGAATCTCTCGTCAAATTACTCTCGGATACCAGCGCTCGGGTAAGAGAATCCGCCGTGACGGCATTAGGACAGATCGGAAATGAACAGGCTATGGAATCGCTGATAAAAGCACTTCAGGATATGGATAAACGCGTGGCAGAACAAGCTGCAGAATCTCTGGTCAATATTAAGAAAATGAATTTTGATACCCTGGATACTGTGGCAACTACCTTTTATACCAACAAGGATTATAAAAGGGCAGTAACCCTTCTTGAAAGACAAATTACCGAATACTCAAAACAACCTGAACTGCAGGAAAAGATTTCACAAACGAAAATCAAGTTAGCTAAAACGCTGTCCGCAATAAAAGATTGGCCAAAGGCGCTTGACCTTTACGAGGAAATGATGAAGCGATCACCCGGCGACGATACAATAAAATCGGAACTCATCCAGTGTTTAAAAGAAATGAAGCAATATGACCGTGCTTTGGAATGGTACTCAACATGGATCAAAGAAACACCACAAAATAATCAACTTTATTGGCAGGGTCGTTTAGATATTGCCAGGACCATGTTTGATCAGGGAAAGTTTGAACATGTGAAGAATCTCATTGATGGCTTGCAAAAAGAGGATCCCAGTTTTGGCGGGGAAACATTTAAGTCTCAATTTCAGGAACTGGGAGAAAAGTGCTTAGAAGATTTGGCCAAATCTGACAGGGTAAGCCAGATTTCAGGAGCAGAACAAACCGCCGGTTTTCAGGATAAAGAGTAA
- a CDS encoding TrkH family potassium uptake protein, translating to MKISIVLYTVGNLVLMLAGILLVPLGVAFYYKEDAAMWAFVYTIIVTGIFGGLSKAFFRKKEDIGIREGIAIVTLSWIICILLSALPFWYSGACTTYCDAVFETTSGFTTTGASIFKEVEILPQSILFWRAFTCWVGGMGIIVVFVALLPAMGVSGYQLFSAEVSGPTADRLKPRIGETAKLLWYIYLAITASMILTLFCGGMPIFDAVCHTFSTVSTAGFSTKNTSIAYYNSLYIEIAVAAFMFICGCNFALYYKCFQKEFKKVFKNSELRFFAGLILMAIVFIATTLYFSQPESYNGGIKDNRYYDLGNSFRYAFFQVITVCTGTGHVSTDFDLWPNAPRFLLVLLMFIGACAGSTGGGIKCVRILLMLKSSAREFGRILRPRMVKHVKLNGESVSEEIITESSVFFVVYLGFFGISTLALMALNTDIITAFSAVATCMANCGPGLAKVGPMANYSEIAYAGKWILSFCMLLGRLEIYSLILIFLPILWKR from the coding sequence ATGAAAATCTCCATTGTATTGTACACCGTAGGTAACCTTGTGCTTATGCTGGCCGGTATCCTCCTGGTTCCACTAGGTGTGGCTTTTTATTATAAAGAAGACGCCGCTATGTGGGCATTTGTTTATACCATCATTGTCACGGGTATTTTCGGTGGTTTAAGCAAGGCATTTTTTAGAAAAAAAGAAGATATTGGCATTCGAGAGGGTATTGCCATTGTAACACTCAGCTGGATCATATGTATCTTGCTAAGCGCCCTTCCTTTCTGGTATTCAGGTGCATGCACCACGTATTGTGATGCTGTTTTTGAAACGACCAGTGGTTTTACAACCACTGGGGCATCCATTTTTAAAGAAGTAGAAATACTACCTCAGAGCATCCTTTTTTGGAGGGCATTTACTTGCTGGGTGGGCGGTATGGGAATTATCGTCGTCTTCGTTGCCCTCCTCCCCGCTATGGGTGTAAGCGGTTATCAGCTTTTTAGTGCTGAAGTTAGCGGTCCTACTGCTGACAGGCTAAAACCAAGAATAGGTGAAACTGCAAAATTACTATGGTACATCTATCTCGCCATCACTGCCTCAATGATATTGACTCTCTTCTGCGGAGGTATGCCTATCTTCGATGCGGTATGTCATACTTTCAGCACCGTCTCTACTGCTGGCTTTTCCACGAAAAATACGAGTATTGCATATTATAACAGCCTCTATATTGAAATTGCAGTAGCAGCCTTCATGTTTATCTGCGGATGTAACTTTGCACTTTATTACAAGTGTTTTCAAAAAGAATTTAAAAAGGTTTTTAAAAATTCAGAGCTTCGATTTTTTGCCGGATTAATTTTGATGGCAATTGTATTTATAGCGACGACTTTATATTTCAGCCAACCGGAATCGTATAATGGTGGAATCAAGGACAACCGTTATTACGATTTGGGAAATTCTTTTCGATACGCCTTTTTTCAAGTGATAACTGTATGTACCGGAACTGGCCATGTTTCTACCGATTTTGACTTATGGCCAAATGCCCCCAGATTTCTCCTGGTTTTATTAATGTTTATTGGCGCATGCGCTGGTTCGACAGGTGGCGGTATAAAATGCGTTCGGATACTATTGATGCTAAAATCAAGTGCAAGGGAATTTGGCAGGATATTAAGGCCACGCATGGTAAAACACGTAAAACTCAATGGCGAGTCCGTAAGTGAAGAAATTATTACAGAAAGTTCTGTATTCTTCGTCGTATATTTAGGTTTTTTTGGTATTTCTACACTGGCATTAATGGCCTTAAATACGGACATAATTACTGCCTTTTCCGCTGTGGCGACATGCATGGCCAACTGTGGACCTGGTTTGGCGAAGGTCGGTCCTATGGCTAACTATAGTGAAATTGCTTATGCCGGCAAGTGGATCTTAAGTTTCTGTATGCTCTTAGGAAGGCTGGAAATTTATAGTTTAATCCTCATATTTTTACCTATTCTCTGGAAACGGTAA
- a CDS encoding type 1 glutamine amidotransferase, translated as MILFIKHIDIEGPGTIADFLEDNKLPYEVIDLSHGDKVPKLEKNFQAVISLGGPMNVYEEEKYRFLKDEDILLKRIAEEEVPFLGICLGAQLIAKATGSKVTKNPEKEIGWYKIVLNDNGLKDDLFRDLPEVFKVFQWHGDTFGIPHGGKRLAFSELCQNQALKYGRNIYGIQFHVEVTKDMITRWADAYKGELESLKGIVSDKQKMLEDYTKLEKDYMKQAERFYVNFFTVAGFLKKRLFSFTHRV; from the coding sequence GTGATTTTATTCATAAAACATATAGATATTGAAGGCCCCGGCACCATTGCGGATTTTTTGGAAGATAATAAGTTACCATACGAGGTTATTGACCTCTCGCATGGTGATAAAGTGCCTAAACTGGAAAAGAATTTCCAGGCGGTTATTTCTCTTGGTGGCCCCATGAATGTGTATGAAGAGGAGAAATACCGGTTTTTGAAAGACGAGGATATCCTGCTCAAAAGAATCGCTGAAGAGGAAGTGCCCTTTCTGGGGATTTGCCTGGGTGCGCAATTGATCGCTAAAGCAACCGGCTCGAAAGTAACAAAAAATCCTGAGAAAGAGATTGGATGGTACAAGATTGTTCTTAATGATAATGGACTAAAGGATGATTTGTTCAGAGACCTTCCGGAAGTTTTCAAAGTATTTCAATGGCATGGAGACACCTTTGGCATACCGCATGGAGGAAAAAGATTAGCTTTTTCGGAACTATGCCAGAATCAGGCGTTAAAATACGGTCGGAATATTTACGGCATCCAGTTTCATGTGGAAGTGACAAAAGATATGATCACCCGGTGGGCTGATGCTTACAAGGGAGAATTGGAATCGCTCAAGGGCATTGTCTCAGATAAACAAAAGATGCTTGAAGATTATACCAAATTAGAAAAAGACTACATGAAACAAGCGGAACGGTTCTATGTAAATTTTTTTACTGTGGCAGGTTTTCTGAAAAAAAGGCTTTTTTCCTTTACCCATAGAGTTTAG